From one Solanum stenotomum isolate F172 chromosome 12, ASM1918654v1, whole genome shotgun sequence genomic stretch:
- the LOC125847628 gene encoding uncharacterized protein LOC125847628 isoform X1, which yields MDSLPVNWEALDSLIIDFVKSENLIEDSGSPSTSPSTSLSPSSSTSSSSSSSYQSRLLIRQIRRSVEFGDIDAAIDLLRVHAPFVLDDHRLLFCLQKQRFIELLRKGTAEDRESAINCLRESLAPCALDAYPEAYEEFKHILLALVYDEEDKNSPVVSEWSPRRRIDIAGLLSSVLRAHLCAYDPLFAMSLRYLISIHKLFCFRQGVPSPISDLTQRLLLEDRDPPATPLESSYEAPPFDEVDIQALAHAVELTRQGAIDSLRFAKGDLYQAFQNELCRIRLDDPMFDELVHEHCVYRGFVNFSVVDSPGMQLSINDDQSESGQLSKNCSTEVGDGNTKLSGSDTSASQVIMEGSPESNTNLASIQSTDTEERYPSETSYGDCSTSGTPQFEKVLQKNKCLRVGETNKRKRWRGRHENTEFVSGPTSERSREDLNADTTLLKDQQVSPKSCFLNMMKNREDKHELVLGLKELASRGMTEEVVEEINEMDSNFFVQNPSLLFQLKQVEFLKLVGSGDHTQALRVACSFLGPLASSHPDLLKPLKETLLALLKPNEEAFNDRLPLCVLANTLQVAIGRRLNIEEPQLMKIIRATLYTHSEWFKLQMCKDRFEGLLRIDALKEVGAKLIVDASRLDVDMSTDGSSQVTGSSNNRKQEDGSPTQSSARDVGCDETAILKVMEFLALPRADAIHLLAQYNGNAEMVIQQIFA from the exons atggattctttACCGGTGAATTGGGAGGCACTAGACTCTCTGATTATCGATTTCGTCAAATCGGAAAACCTAATCGAGGACTCAGGCTCTCCTTCAACTTCGCCGTCGACGTCTCTGTCGCCGTCTTCGTCAAcctcatcttcatcttcttcctcttaTCAGTCAAGATTACTTATTCGGCAGATCAGACGTTCAGTGGAGTTTGGTGACATTGATGCCGCTATCGATCTCTTGCGTGTGCATGCGCCTTTTGTTCTTGATGATCATCGTCTTCTCTTCTGCTTACAGAAGCAG AGGTTTATTGAGCTTTTGAGGAAAGGAACTGCAGAGGACCGAGAATCTGCCATTAATTGCCTCCGAGAGTCACTGGCACCTTGTGCGTTGGATGCATATCCA GAAGCATATGAGGAATTTAAGCATATTCTTCTTGCCTTGGTTTATGACGAAGAAGATAAGAATTCTCCAGTGGTGAGTGAG TGGTCTCCAAGGAGGAGGATTGACATTGCTGGACTGCTGTCATCTGTTTTAAGGGCTCATTTATGTGCATATGATCCTCTTTTTGCAATGTCATTGAGGTACTTGATAAG CATACACAAGTTGTTTTGCTTTCGTCAGGGAGTTCCGTCACCTATATCAGATCTTACGCAGAGATTACTTCTCGAGGACCGTGACCCCCCTGCAACACCACTTGAGAGTTCCTATGAAGCACCTCCGTTTGATGAG gtGGACATACAAGCTCTTGCTCATGCGGTAGAGCTTACAAGGCAGGGGGCTATTGATAGCTTGAGATTCGCCAAGGGTGACTTATATCAAGCATTTCAG AATGAGCTGTGCCGAATAAGATTGGATGACCCCATGTTTGATGAGCTTGTTCATGAGCATTGTGTCTATAGGGGTTTTGTCAACTTCAGTGTGGTAGATTCTCCTG GGATGCAACTTAGTATCAATGACGATCAATCAGAGTCTGGACAATTATCAAAGAACTGTTCCACAGAAGTTGGGGACGGAAACACTAAACTTTCTGGCAGTGACACGTCTGCCTCTCAAGTTATCATGGAGGGATCACCTGAAAGTAATACCAACTTGGCTAGCATTCAAAGTACTGATACTGAAGAGCGTTACCCTAGTGAAACAAGTTATGGAGATTGCAGTACCAGTGGGACTCCTCAGTTTGAAAAAGTTCTGCAGAAAAATAAGTGTCTTAGAGTTGGCGAAACAAACAAGCGGAAAAGATGGAGGGGGAGACATGAAAACACTGAATTTGTGTCTGGACCTACCAGTGAAAGGAGCAGAGAAGATCTTAATGCCGACACGACACTGTTGAAAGATCAGCAG GTTTCTCCAAAATCGTGCTTCCTGAATATGATGAAGAATAGAGAGGACAAGCATGAACTTGTGCTGGGCTTGAAGGAATTAGCTAGCAGAGGAATGACAGAGGAGGTTGTTGAGGAGATTAATGAGATGGATTCAAACTTTTTTGTGCAGAACCCTTCTCTGCTTTTTCAACTTAAGCAG GTTGAATTTTTGAAGCTGGTTGGCTCTGGGGATCATACTCAGGCACTGAGGGTAGCCTGTTCTTTTCTGGGTCCTTTGGCTTCTAGTCATCCTGATCTGTTGAAGCCATTGAAGGAGACTTTGCTAGCTTTGCTCAAACCTAATGAAGAGGCATTTAATGATCGCTTGCCCTtatgtgttcttgccaatacaCTCCAG GTTGCTATTGGTAGGAGGCTTAATATTGAAGAGCCCCAGCTTATGAAGATCATAAGGGCCACACTGTATACACACAGTGAGTGGTTCAAACTTCAAATGTGTAAAGATCGATTTGAAGGGCTCTTAAGGATCGACGCCCTGAAGGAAGTTGGTGCCAAATTGATTGTAGATGCTTCCAGATTGGATGTTGACATGAGCACTGATGGATCATCTCAAGTTACTGGTTCCTCAAATAATAGGAAACAGGAAGATGGCAGTCCAACCCAGTCATCGGCAAGAGATGTTGGATGTGATGAAACTGCaatactaaaagttatg GAATTTCTGGCATTGCCCAGAGCGGATGCAATTCACCTCCTTGCGCAGTACAACGGGAATGCAGAGATGGTCATTCAGCAGATATTTGCATAG
- the LOC125847628 gene encoding uncharacterized protein LOC125847628 isoform X2: protein MDSLPVNWEALDSLIIDFVKSENLIEDSGSPSTSPSTSLSPSSSTSSSSSSSYQSRLLIRQIRRSVEFGDIDAAIDLLRVHAPFVLDDHRLLFCLQKQRFIELLRKGTAEDRESAINCLRESLAPCALDAYPEAYEEFKHILLALVYDEEDKNSPVVSEWSPRRRIDIAGLLSSVLRAHLCAYDPLFAMSLRYLISIHKLFCFRQGVPSPISDLTQRLLLEDRDPPATPLESSYEAPPFDEVDIQALAHAVELTRQGAIDSLRFAKGDLYQAFQNELCRIRLDDPMFDELVHEHCVYRGFVNFSVVDSPGMQLSINDDQSESGQLSKNCSTEVGDGNTKLSGSDTSASQVIMEGSPESNTNLASIQSTDTEERYPSETSYGDCSTSGTPQFEKVLQKNKCLRVGETNKRKRWRGRHENTEFVSGPTSERSREDLNADTTLLKDQQVSPKSCFLNMMKNREDKHELVLGLKELASRGMTEEVVEEINEMDSNFFVQNPSLLFQLKQVEFLKLVGSGDHTQALRVACSFLGPLASSHPDLLKPLKETLLALLKPNEEAFNDRLPLCVLANTLQLIELMFPALLCQSKEGPLFVLTLLNDRVCQGVL from the exons atggattctttACCGGTGAATTGGGAGGCACTAGACTCTCTGATTATCGATTTCGTCAAATCGGAAAACCTAATCGAGGACTCAGGCTCTCCTTCAACTTCGCCGTCGACGTCTCTGTCGCCGTCTTCGTCAAcctcatcttcatcttcttcctcttaTCAGTCAAGATTACTTATTCGGCAGATCAGACGTTCAGTGGAGTTTGGTGACATTGATGCCGCTATCGATCTCTTGCGTGTGCATGCGCCTTTTGTTCTTGATGATCATCGTCTTCTCTTCTGCTTACAGAAGCAG AGGTTTATTGAGCTTTTGAGGAAAGGAACTGCAGAGGACCGAGAATCTGCCATTAATTGCCTCCGAGAGTCACTGGCACCTTGTGCGTTGGATGCATATCCA GAAGCATATGAGGAATTTAAGCATATTCTTCTTGCCTTGGTTTATGACGAAGAAGATAAGAATTCTCCAGTGGTGAGTGAG TGGTCTCCAAGGAGGAGGATTGACATTGCTGGACTGCTGTCATCTGTTTTAAGGGCTCATTTATGTGCATATGATCCTCTTTTTGCAATGTCATTGAGGTACTTGATAAG CATACACAAGTTGTTTTGCTTTCGTCAGGGAGTTCCGTCACCTATATCAGATCTTACGCAGAGATTACTTCTCGAGGACCGTGACCCCCCTGCAACACCACTTGAGAGTTCCTATGAAGCACCTCCGTTTGATGAG gtGGACATACAAGCTCTTGCTCATGCGGTAGAGCTTACAAGGCAGGGGGCTATTGATAGCTTGAGATTCGCCAAGGGTGACTTATATCAAGCATTTCAG AATGAGCTGTGCCGAATAAGATTGGATGACCCCATGTTTGATGAGCTTGTTCATGAGCATTGTGTCTATAGGGGTTTTGTCAACTTCAGTGTGGTAGATTCTCCTG GGATGCAACTTAGTATCAATGACGATCAATCAGAGTCTGGACAATTATCAAAGAACTGTTCCACAGAAGTTGGGGACGGAAACACTAAACTTTCTGGCAGTGACACGTCTGCCTCTCAAGTTATCATGGAGGGATCACCTGAAAGTAATACCAACTTGGCTAGCATTCAAAGTACTGATACTGAAGAGCGTTACCCTAGTGAAACAAGTTATGGAGATTGCAGTACCAGTGGGACTCCTCAGTTTGAAAAAGTTCTGCAGAAAAATAAGTGTCTTAGAGTTGGCGAAACAAACAAGCGGAAAAGATGGAGGGGGAGACATGAAAACACTGAATTTGTGTCTGGACCTACCAGTGAAAGGAGCAGAGAAGATCTTAATGCCGACACGACACTGTTGAAAGATCAGCAG GTTTCTCCAAAATCGTGCTTCCTGAATATGATGAAGAATAGAGAGGACAAGCATGAACTTGTGCTGGGCTTGAAGGAATTAGCTAGCAGAGGAATGACAGAGGAGGTTGTTGAGGAGATTAATGAGATGGATTCAAACTTTTTTGTGCAGAACCCTTCTCTGCTTTTTCAACTTAAGCAG GTTGAATTTTTGAAGCTGGTTGGCTCTGGGGATCATACTCAGGCACTGAGGGTAGCCTGTTCTTTTCTGGGTCCTTTGGCTTCTAGTCATCCTGATCTGTTGAAGCCATTGAAGGAGACTTTGCTAGCTTTGCTCAAACCTAATGAAGAGGCATTTAATGATCGCTTGCCCTtatgtgttcttgccaatacaCTCCAG CTTATTGAGTTAATGTTTCCTGCTCTCCTATGTCAGAGCAAAGAAGGCCCACTCTTTGTCCTTACCCTCCTTAATGATCGGGTCTGCCAAGGTGTTTTGTGA
- the LOC125848037 gene encoding patatin-like protein 2 has protein sequence MENKGAGRVAMPPPTRGKLITILSIDGGGIRGIIPGVILAYLESQLQELDGEDARIADYFDLIAGTSTGGLVTAMLAAPNKAKRPLYAAKDITPFYLEHSPKIFHQIGGPFGGVINLTKMLNGPKYDGKYLHTLIKGLLGGTRLHDTLTAVVIPTFDIKELQPVIFSSYETKSKPVSDAELADICISTSAAPTFLPPHSFKTKDAQNNEHEFNLIDGGVAANNPTLIAIGEVTKQVLMKHEDLFPIKPMEYGRFLVISLGTGNAKNEGKYNAKMAAKWGLLSWLTHDNSTPIIEAFNQASADMVDYHNFVVFKALQSDDQYLRIQDDTLTGNLASVDIATKENLEGLVKVGERLLDKPTSKINLDKGVYEAVENGGTNKEALRRFAKTLSDERKFRQSNAGQSK, from the exons ATGGAAAACAAAGGTGCAGGTCGAGTAGCAATGCCGCCTCCCACCAGAGGGAAGCTAATAACCATTCTCTCCATCGATGGAGGAGGAATTAGAGGAATCATTCCCGGGGTTATCCTTGCATACCTTGAATCACAACTTCAG GAATTGGATGGTGAAGATGCAAGAATCGCAGATTATTTTGACTTGATAGCAGGAACAAGCACGGGTGGCCTTGTAACAGCCATGTTAGCTGCACCGAACAAAGCTAAACGCCCTCTTTATGCTGCCAAAGATATTACTCCTTTCTATCTTGAGCACTCCCCCAAAATCTTTCACCAGATCGG TGGACCATTTGGTGGGGTGATAAATCTAACGAAAATGTTGAACGGACCAAAATATGATGGGAAGTATCTTCACACACTTATAAAGGGACTACTAGGAGGTACCAGGTTGCATGATACCTTAACTGCCGTCGTAATTCCAACTTTTGACATCAAGGAACTTCAGCCTGTCATCTTCAGCTCATATGAG ACAAAATCAAAACCTGTTTCGGATGCGGAATTGGCGGACATTTGCATTAGTACCTCGGCAGCGCCAACGTTTCTACCTCCCCATAGTTTCAAGACCAAGGATGCTCAAAATAATGAACATGAATTCAACCTAATTGATGGTGGTGTGGCTGCTAATAACCCG ACATTGATCGCAATTGGTGAGGTGACAAAGCAAGTACTGATGAAGCATGAAGACTTATTTCCTATCAAGCCCATGGAATATGGTCGTTTTCTAGTGATCTCACTGGGGACAGGCAATGCAAAGAACGAGGGAAAATACAATGCTAAAATGGCTGCGAAATGGGGATTACTTAGCTGGCTAACTCATGACAACTCCACACCAATCATTGAAGCTTTTAATCAAGCAAGCGCTGATATGGTTGATTATCACAACTTTGTGGTTTTCAAAGCTCTTCAATCGGATGATCAATACCTCCGAATccag GATGACACTTTGACAGGGAACTTGGCCTCAGTTGATATAGCGACAAAGGAAAACTTAGAAGGCCTCGTTAAGGTAGGAGAACGGTTGCTGGACAAACCAACTTCCAAGATAAACTTAGACAAAGGAGTTTATGAAGCAGTTGAGAACGGAGGAACCAACAAGGAAGCTCTTCGAAG GTTCGCAAAGACACTTTCAGACGAGAGAAAGTTCCGCCAGTCCAATGCCGGCCAGTCTAAATGA
- the LOC125848036 gene encoding patatin-like protein 2, translated as MEKEVEGESSRVAMPPPNTGKLITILTIDGGGIRGIIPGVILAYLESQLQELDGENARIADYFDVIAGTSTGGLVTAMLAAPNKDKRPLYAAKDITPFYIEHSPKIFPQISGLFAGVINLTKMMNGPKYDGKYLHALIKRLLGGTRLHDTLTAVVIPTFDIKTLQPVIFSSYEANSKPDLDAELADICISTSAAPTFLPAYCFKTKDAQNKDREFNLIDGGVAANNPTLVAIGEVTKQTLMKHGDLFPIKPMDYGRFLVISLGTGNAKNEEKYNAKMAAKWGLLSWLTHDNSTPIVEAFNQASADMVDYHNFVVFKALHSDDKYLRIQDDTLTGNLASVDISTKENLEGLIKVGEELLDKPTSKINLDKGVYEAVENGGTNKEALRRFAKKLSDERKFRQANAGQ; from the exons ATGGAAAAGGAAGTTGAAGGTGAATCATCTCGAGTAGCAATGCCACCTCCCAACACAGGGAAGCTGATAACCATTCTCACTATCGACGGAGGAGGAATTAGAGGAATTATTCCTGGGGTTATTCTTGCATATCTTGAATCACAACTTCAG GAATTGGATGGTGAGAATGCAAGAATTGCGGATTATTTTGACGTGATAGCAGGAACAAGCACGGGTGGCCTTGTAACAGCCATGTTAGCTGCACCAAACAAAGATAAACGTCCTCTTTATGCTGCCAAAGATATTACTCCTTTTTATATTGAGCACTCCCCCAAAATATTTCCTCAGATCAG TGGACTATTTGCTGGAGTCATAAATCTAACAAAAATGATGAACGGACCTAAATATGATGGGAAATATCTTCATGCACTTATAAAGAGACTTCTAGGAGGTACCAGGTTGCATGATACCTTAACTGCTGTCGTAATTCCAACTTTTGACATCAAAACACTTCAGCCAGTTATCTTCAGTTCATATGAG GCAAATTCGAAACCTGATTTGGATGCGGAACTGGCGGATATTTGCATTAGTACCTCTGCAGCACCAACATTTCTACCTGCCTATTGTTTCAAGACCAAGGATGCTCAAAATAAAGACCGTGAATTCAACCTAATTGATGGTGGCGTGGCTGCTAATAACCCG ACATTGGTCGCAATTGGTGAGGTGACGAAGCAAACATTGATGAAGCATGGAGACTTATTCCCTATCAAGCCTATGGATTATGGTCGTTTTCTAGTGATCTCACTGGGTACAGGCAATGCcaaaaatgaggaaaaatacAATGCTAAAATGGCTGCGAAATGGGGATTACTTAGCTGGTTAACTCATGACAACTCCACACCAATCGTAGAAGCTTTTAATCAAGCAAGCGCTGATATGGTTGATTATCACAACTTTGTGGTTTTCAAAGCTCTTCACTCAGACGATAAATACCTCCGAATCCAG GATGACACTTTGACGGGGAACTTGGCCTCAGTTGACATATCGACAAAGGAAAACTTAGAAGGTCTCATCAAGGTAGGAGAAGAGTTACTGGACAAACCAACTTCTAAGATTAATTTAGACAAAGGAGTTTATGAAGCTGTTGAGAATGGAGGAACCAACAAGGAAGCTCTACGGAG GTTTGCAAAGAAACTTTCGGACGAGAGAAAATTCCGTCAGGCTAATGCCGGGCAGTAG